One window of the Dreissena polymorpha isolate Duluth1 chromosome 5, UMN_Dpol_1.0, whole genome shotgun sequence genome contains the following:
- the LOC127832111 gene encoding interferon-induced protein 44-like produces MAGQLSDKYMSQLESWIGTGPKIFTLLYQITRDGCNATTFHQKCDNQGPTVTVLYNQEGSVYGGYGSLSWNSSSGWITDANAFIFQLRYSGSDKPTKFPIKDTHTQLGLYGNSTYGPTFGGGHDLQAFTGTVNSSGGYFALNGRMNVHSFDYQGLTVDKINNGNLQVTELEVYAITDGQRKMSQPKQTQPWRKTPEWTEKYLETLTEDIVSFKPSCELGLSDVRILMLGPVGTGKSSFYNTVNSVFKGRISHNAPCGVASNGITIAYNPYAVNMRSGATLNFRLCDTRGLEINQGLDILEFNYLLDGNIPDHYQFNPVVQFCPDHPAFVYKPRNTEKIHCVLYVIDATTLGDIPPKLVDKMSNFQRLVNQKGIPQAVMLTKVDLACQNVASTLSSVFTSKKIEDAVNKVSSMFGLPRNHVLPVKNYDHEIELDDNISILALLALRQLLHFAEDYIQVLQDKLKSSNEKPNKRESIEKGSDQE; encoded by the exons ATGGCGGGACAGTTGTCAGATAAGTACATGAGTCAGCTAGAGTCCTGGATTGGTACGGGGCCAAAGATCTTCACACTTCTCTACCAAATAACCAGGGACGGGTGTAACGCTACAACATTCCACCAGAAGTGTGACAATCAGGGGCCCACTGTGACGGTGCTGTACAACCAAGAAGGATCTGTGTATGGAGGTTATGGAAGTTTGAGCTGGAACAGCAGCAGCGGATGGATAACAGATGCAAACGCGTTTATCTTTCAACTAAGGTATTCCGGCAGCGATAAACCAACCAAGTTTCCAATAAAAGATACGCATACACAATTAGGTTTGTATGGAAATTCTACATACGGACCAACGTTTGGTGGCGGACATGATCTGCAAGCATTCACTGGTACAGTGAACAGCTCTGGTGGTTATTTCGCTCTTAACGGCCGCATGAATGTACATTCCTTCGACTACCAAGGCCTTACTGTCGACAAAATAAACAATGGCAACTTGCAAGTGACCGAACTAGAGGTATACGCCATAACAG ACGGTCAGCGGAAAATGTCACAACCAAAACAAACACAACCCTGGAGAAAAACTCCGGAATGGACTGAAAAG TACCTTGAGACGCTTACCGAGGACATCGTATCGTTCAAACCCTCCTGCGAGTTGGGACTTTCGGATGTCCGTATCCTGATGCTGGGTCCAGTGGGGACGGGCAAGTCGAGCTTCTACAACACCGTCAACTCAGTATTCAAGGGTCGTATCTCCCATAATGCACCATGTGGGGTCGCTTCTAATGGCATAACAATTGCG TACAACCCTTATGCGGTCAATATGCGTTCTGGTGCGACGTTGAATTTCCGGCTCTGTGACACACGTGGTCTAGAGATCAATCAAGGTCTAGACATACTGGAGTTCAACTACTTGCTGGATGGAAACATCCCAGATCATTATCAG TTTAACCCAGTCGTACAATTTTGCCCCGATCACCCTGCGTTCGTTTATAAGCCGAGGAATACAGAAAAGATTCACTGCGTTTTGTATGTAATCGACGCTACAACTCTAGGTGACATTCCACCGAAACTGGTCGACAAGATGAGCAACTTTCAAAGACTTGTGAATCAAAAAG GAATTCCGCAAGCTGTTATGCTGACCAAAGTCGACCTGGCGTGTCAGAATGTTGCCAGTACACTCTCCAGCGTGTTCACCAGCAAGAAAATTGAGGACGCTGTGAACAAAGTATCCAGCATGTTCGGGTTGCCTAGAAACCACGTACTTCCCGTGAAGAATTACGATCATGAAATAGAGCTGGATGACAACATCAGCATCCTGGCGTTGCTTGCACTGCGTCAGCTACTGCACTTTGCAGAGGATTACATTCAGGTTCTGCAAGACAAACTAAAATCTTCCAACGAGAAGCCTAACAAACGAGAATCAATTGAAAAAGGCAGTGACCAAGAATAA